In the Flavisolibacter tropicus genome, one interval contains:
- a CDS encoding DUF5777 family beta-barrel protein produces the protein MQKFYIFISFLLFGSCIKAQDSSLAQLVNDSSINENSIVKGTFKATQIVNMPTIESPAKGGLQFMIMHRFGRLNEGAYELWGLDNATIRFALDYGISDRLSIGIGRSSHDKTYDGSFKWKALQQKEQGMPFSASLYGLIAYSTLKYSDKPYLNGTFRTSYLTQALLARKFSRNLSLQLAPSWMHFNLVPTEEDNNNVFAIGFGGRMKVSKRVSINAEYNYVPDGQIVTNDITNSLSFGMDIETGGHVFQLVFSNSQGMVGPAYLAKTTGKWGDGDIYFGFNITRAFTLKR, from the coding sequence ATGCAGAAGTTTTACATCTTTATATCTTTTTTACTTTTTGGATCCTGTATTAAGGCACAGGACTCTTCATTGGCACAACTTGTAAATGATTCTTCAATCAATGAAAATAGCATTGTTAAAGGCACATTTAAGGCTACACAGATTGTAAATATGCCTACGATCGAGTCTCCGGCAAAGGGAGGGCTGCAATTCATGATCATGCACCGCTTTGGACGATTAAATGAGGGCGCTTATGAATTATGGGGGTTAGATAATGCCACTATCCGGTTTGCATTGGATTATGGAATATCTGACCGCTTGTCTATTGGAATAGGTAGAAGCTCGCATGATAAAACTTATGATGGCTCCTTTAAATGGAAAGCCTTGCAACAGAAAGAACAAGGCATGCCCTTTTCGGCAAGCTTATATGGTTTGATCGCTTATTCAACATTAAAGTACAGCGATAAGCCATATCTGAATGGTACCTTCCGTACTTCTTATCTTACGCAAGCACTTCTGGCAAGAAAGTTTTCCAGGAATCTTTCTTTGCAATTAGCACCAAGTTGGATGCACTTTAATCTTGTGCCAACAGAGGAGGATAATAATAATGTTTTTGCTATTGGCTTTGGGGGACGTATGAAAGTATCTAAGCGTGTTAGTATAAATGCTGAATACAACTATGTGCCTGATGGCCAAATAGTGACAAATGACATTACTAATTCGCTTTCTTTTGGAATGGATATAGAAACCGGAGGACACGTTTTTCAACTGGTATTTTCTAATTCCCAAGGGATGGTTGGGCCTGCGTATTTAGCCAAAACAACCGGCAAGTGGGGTGATGGCGATATTTATTTCGGCTTTAATATTACAAGAGCATTTACGCTTAAACGATAG
- a CDS encoding YceI family protein: MKVLSITIAAVLLSMFASSQPLITRNGFLGFYSKTPMEDIKAENNQVVAAIDLQKKSLAFSALVKSFLFRKELMQQHFNENYAESDTYPKTSFTGSYTGEVNTQKEGSYPVQVSGKITFHGVTKDVTVPAVLQIQGGKLTGTANFQLLPGDFNIKIPSVVRDKIAERIDVKVKVDYPINH; encoded by the coding sequence ATGAAAGTATTATCTATAACTATAGCTGCCGTTTTACTTAGCATGTTTGCCAGCTCGCAACCATTGATAACCAGAAACGGCTTCTTAGGTTTCTATTCGAAGACGCCAATGGAAGATATAAAGGCGGAAAACAATCAGGTGGTAGCCGCTATTGATCTGCAGAAAAAATCCCTTGCCTTTTCTGCGTTGGTCAAGAGTTTTCTTTTCCGTAAGGAACTGATGCAACAGCATTTTAATGAAAACTATGCGGAAAGTGATACGTATCCTAAAACCAGCTTTACAGGAAGCTATACTGGAGAAGTGAATACGCAAAAAGAGGGTAGCTATCCTGTACAAGTCAGTGGTAAGATTACCTTTCATGGTGTTACCAAAGATGTTACCGTTCCTGCCGTATTGCAAATTCAAGGTGGTAAACTAACGGGTACCGCTAATTTTCAATTATTACCAGGCGATTTTAATATTAAAATACCATCCGTCGTACGCGATAAGATAGCAGAGCGTATTGATGTGAAGGTTAAAGTAGATTACCCTATCAATCATTAA